In Erigeron canadensis isolate Cc75 chromosome 6, C_canadensis_v1, whole genome shotgun sequence, the following are encoded in one genomic region:
- the LOC122603174 gene encoding glutamine synthetase has protein sequence MANLTDLINLDLSDSTPKIIAEYIWIGGSGMDLRSKARTLPKAVNDPKELPKWNYDGSSTGQAPGEDSEVILYPQAIFKDPFRRGNNILVICDAYTPAGEPIPTNKRCAAAKIFSKPEVAKEVPWYGIEQEYTLLQKDVSWPLGWPLGGFPGPQGPYYCGIGADKAFGRDIVDAHYKACLYAGVNISGINGEVMPGQWEFQVGPSEGISAGDELWVARYILERITEIAGVVVSFDPKPIPGDWNGAGAHTNYSTKSMREDGGYEVIKKAIEKLSLKHKEHIAAYGEGNERRLTGRHETADINTFLWGVANRGASIRVGRDTEKEGKGYFEDRRPASNMDPYVVTSMIAETTILS, from the exons gATTGGTGGATCAGGAATGGATCTTAGGAGCAAAGCAAGG acTCTTCCAAAAGCAGTGAATGATCCTAAGGAGCTACCTAAGTGGAATTACGATGGTTCTTCGACAGGGCAAGCCCCTGGCGAGGACAGCGAAGTCATTTTATA CCCACAAGCCATTTTCAAGGACCCATTCAGAAGGGGAAACAATATCTTG GTGATCTGTGACGCGTACACCCCTGCTGGCGAGCCAATTCCAACTAACAAGAGGTGTGCTGCTGCGAAAATCTTCAGCAAACCTGAAGTCGCAAAGGAGGTTCCATG GTATGGAATTGAACAAGAATACACTTTGTTGCAGAAGGATGTCAGCTGGCCTTTGGGCTGGCCTCTAGGTGGTTTCCCTGGTCCACAG GGACCATACTACTGTGGTATTGGTGCTGATAAGGCTTTTGGACGTGATATTGTTGATGCGCACTATAAGGCTTGTCTTTATGCTGGCGTCAACATCTCCGGTATTAATGGAGAAGTCATGCCTGGACAG TGGGAATTTCAAGTAGGACCTTCGGAAGGTATCTCAGCGGGTGATGAATTGTGGGTCGCCCGTTACATTCTTGAG AGGATTACTGAAATCGCTGGAGTGGTTGTCTCTTTCGACCCTAAACCAATTCCG GGTGATTGGAATGGTGCTGGTGCTCACACGAATTATAG CACCAAATCCATGAGGGAAGATGGAGGATACGAGGTCATCAAGAAAGCTATCGAGAAGTTGAGTCTGAAGCACAAAGAACACATTGCTGCTTATGGTGAAGGCAATGAACGTCGTCTCACTGGTCGTCATGAGACTGCCGATATAAACACCTTCTTATGG GGTGTTGCCAACCGTGGAGCATCTATTCGTGTTGGGAGGGACACAGAGAAGGAAGGGAAAGGCTACTTTGAGGACCGACGACCAGCTTCAAACATGGATCCATACGTCGTGACCTCTATGATTGCCGAGACCACCATCCTGTCttga